The Microcoleus sp. bin38.metabat.b11b12b14.051 genome contains a region encoding:
- the murF gene encoding UDP-N-acetylmuramoyl-tripeptide--D-alanyl-D-alanine ligase has protein sequence MVCRVSIAQLVEILTLPLPAVSEGILTALGTGIATDTRTLEGGEVFLALRGDNFDGHQFVAKARDLGAMVAIVDRDWQVEVPNFPLLRVDDTLKAYQAIARWWRDQFSIPIIAVTGSVGKTTAKELIAAVLSTSGNVLKTQFNYNNEIGVPKTLLELSPTHNYAVIEMGMRGLGEIALLSQIARPTVAVITNVGTAHIGRLGSEDAIAQAKCELLAEMPADSIAILNHDSDRLIATAPQVWHGKTLSYGLEGGDLCGELLNNDTMLVEGVELPLPLAGRHNAVNYLAALAVAKVLDIDWAVLRQGVSVQLPDGRARRYDLPQDVVILDETYNAGLESMLAALRLLADTPGKRRIAVLGTMKELGERAIEFHRQVGKAARDLNLDALFVFADFEEAAAMAAGAAGVPFVQVEDIAGEDSHADLTSHLMDFVTAGDRILFKASHSVELNRVVQKFRADFPSK, from the coding sequence ATGGTGTGTCGCGTCAGTATCGCCCAACTTGTGGAAATTTTAACTCTACCTTTGCCTGCCGTCTCTGAGGGCATTTTGACAGCTTTGGGGACAGGTATTGCCACTGACACGCGCACTCTTGAGGGCGGGGAAGTATTTCTGGCGCTGCGGGGAGACAATTTTGACGGACATCAATTTGTGGCAAAAGCCCGGGATTTGGGGGCGATGGTGGCGATTGTCGATCGCGATTGGCAAGTAGAAGTTCCCAATTTTCCGCTGTTGCGCGTTGACGATACTTTAAAAGCTTACCAGGCGATCGCCCGTTGGTGGCGCGATCAATTCAGTATACCGATCATTGCTGTTACTGGTTCTGTCGGTAAAACTACTGCTAAAGAATTAATTGCGGCGGTTTTGTCAACCAGCGGAAATGTTCTGAAAACTCAATTCAACTACAACAATGAAATTGGGGTGCCAAAAACTCTGTTAGAACTTTCGCCAACCCACAATTATGCTGTGATTGAAATGGGAATGCGCGGACTCGGTGAAATTGCCCTGTTGTCACAAATTGCGCGTCCTACTGTGGCGGTAATTACTAACGTAGGAACGGCACATATCGGGCGATTGGGATCAGAAGATGCGATCGCTCAAGCTAAGTGCGAGCTATTAGCCGAAATGCCTGCTGATAGCATTGCTATTCTCAATCACGATTCTGACAGATTAATCGCAACTGCGCCGCAAGTTTGGCACGGAAAAACTTTGAGTTACGGTTTAGAAGGCGGGGATTTGTGCGGGGAATTACTTAATAATGATACAATGTTGGTAGAAGGTGTGGAATTGCCATTGCCGCTGGCTGGACGGCACAATGCTGTAAATTATTTAGCAGCTTTGGCGGTAGCAAAAGTTTTAGATATTGATTGGGCTGTTTTACGACAAGGTGTGTCCGTGCAGTTACCGGATGGACGGGCGCGCCGCTACGATTTACCGCAAGATGTTGTGATTCTAGATGAGACTTACAATGCGGGTTTAGAGTCGATGTTGGCGGCCCTGAGACTGTTAGCCGATACTCCGGGAAAACGCCGGATTGCAGTGTTGGGGACGATGAAGGAATTGGGCGAAAGGGCGATCGAATTTCACCGACAAGTAGGAAAGGCGGCGCGGGATTTAAACCTCGATGCTTTGTTTGTGTTTGCTGATTTTGAGGAAGCGGCGGCGATGGCTGCGGGTGCGGCGGGCGTACCTTTTGTGCAGGTGGAAGATATTGCGGGTGAGGATTCTCACGCAGATTTAACTAGCCATTTGATGGATTTTGTCACGGCGGGCGATCGTATTTTATTTAAAGCATCTCATTCCGTCGAGTTAAATCGAGTTGTCCAGAAGTTTCGCGCTGATTTTCCAAGCAAATAA
- a CDS encoding Uma2 family endonuclease — protein MTATLIQNQSSGILLNNISWKTYEFLLNELAQQRGIRLTYDRGKLEIMTRSAPHEKYKILLNNISWKTYESLLNELAQQPGIRLTYDRGNLEIMTPSAPHEKSGELLGNFVEVLTDELNVDICSLGSLTCKRQDLARGLEPDKCYYIQNEDAVWNKEQIDLNEDPPPDLAIEIDITSSSLDRLELYASLGVPEVWRYDGNRLIIYHLEGNEYAECEVSPTFPFLLKSEMLRFLELRRTTKEKALLRLFREWVRSQIQFQP, from the coding sequence ATGACAGCCACCCTAATCCAGAATCAAAGTAGCGGAATTCTGCTCAATAACATTAGCTGGAAAACTTACGAATTCCTGCTGAATGAGTTAGCACAACAGAGAGGAATTCGCCTGACTTACGATCGAGGTAAATTAGAAATAATGACTCGATCAGCACCCCACGAAAAGTACAAAATTCTGCTCAATAACATTAGCTGGAAAACCTACGAATCCTTGCTGAATGAGTTAGCCCAACAGCCGGGAATTCGCCTGACTTACGATCGCGGAAACTTAGAAATTATGACTCCATCAGCACCCCACGAAAAGTCTGGAGAACTATTAGGGAATTTTGTGGAAGTTCTAACTGATGAATTAAATGTTGACATTTGCAGCCTGGGTTCACTAACCTGCAAGCGCCAAGATTTGGCACGCGGGTTAGAACCTGATAAATGTTACTATATTCAGAATGAAGATGCTGTCTGGAATAAAGAACAAATCGATCTCAATGAAGATCCACCGCCAGATTTAGCTATTGAAATTGACATTACCAGCAGTTCGCTCGACCGTCTCGAACTTTACGCAAGTTTGGGCGTACCAGAAGTTTGGCGCTACGATGGCAATCGTTTAATCATCTATCATTTAGAAGGCAATGAATACGCAGAGTGCGAGGTTTCTCCAACCTTTCCTTTTCTGCTGAAGTCTGAAATGCTGCGGTTTTTGGAATTGAGAAGGACTACCAAGGAAAAGGCTTTGCTGCGGTTGTTTCGGGAGTGGGTGAGGAGTCAAATTCAGTTTCAGCCATGA
- a CDS encoding DUF3172 domain-containing protein: MKRKPNSYNDRFGGDPFRGDEDSGSGPQSRRQPQSGKPSFLNSATLGILTAVFILGIGIGIAFSSTATISPENVASREFIDRSAPNPELCVQFGASAMVTDMRLYVTLNPFNVYISQPSMRPGCVLRTNNWAILEQRKLINQNQVRECKNRMNTFGFTGPLEGQPEINCIYQNDGAKNLFLNQPGSTAPATEGQNF, encoded by the coding sequence ATGAAACGCAAACCCAACTCCTACAACGATAGATTCGGCGGCGACCCCTTCCGGGGAGACGAAGACTCCGGCTCGGGCCCGCAGTCGCGGCGCCAGCCTCAGTCCGGTAAACCATCTTTCCTGAATTCCGCCACCCTAGGGATTTTAACAGCAGTCTTTATTCTAGGAATTGGGATCGGCATTGCCTTTAGCTCCACGGCTACAATTAGCCCAGAAAACGTAGCATCTCGCGAATTTATCGATCGCAGCGCTCCCAACCCCGAACTTTGCGTGCAGTTTGGAGCCAGCGCCATGGTGACAGATATGCGCCTCTACGTCACCCTCAACCCGTTCAACGTCTACATTTCGCAGCCGAGTATGCGCCCCGGATGCGTCCTGCGAACCAACAACTGGGCAATTCTCGAACAGCGGAAACTCATCAACCAAAACCAAGTGCGCGAGTGCAAAAACCGCATGAACACCTTCGGCTTCACCGGCCCGTTGGAAGGCCAACCGGAAATTAACTGTATCTACCAAAACGACGGCGCTAAAAACCTGTTCCTCAACCAACCGGGTTCGACAGCTCCAGCTACTGAAGGTCAAAATTTCTAA
- the recG gene encoding ATP-dependent DNA helicase RecG — MTNNQPEWQRLHKALSVEADRGFNDIQGSQYRFSEFLGLSLRQLAGVVAGSARDRARQLAAEFDIYPQKDIEERQHSIAITVSFLRQLEQVWEEQTIQVRPENAADSSTPAVSVPRTAPLNTAPPPPSLTLDQPLPRVTGIGPANGNRLLKLGLDTVYDLLYYYPRNHIDYAKQVRIRELVAGETVTLIAEVKRCNCFSSPKNKKLTILEVILKDSTGEIKISRFFAGPRYSNRGWQEFKKREYCTGAVLAASGLVKQGKYGITLENPELEVLDDSGGAIESMKVGRLIPVYPLTEGVDAGSVRRSILAAIGAAKLLPESLPDDLRERYGLMGLADAVANIHFPVDRDCLSAARRRLVFDEFFYLQLGLLKRRQTQRKAQASAIILPGGKLIEDFYEILPFAMTNAQQRVINDILNDLASPQPMNRLVQGDVGAGKTVVAVVAMLAAIQSGYQAALMAPTEVLAEQHYRKLVGWFNLMHLSVELLTGSTKVAKRREIYSQLESGELPVLVGTHALIQDTVNFHKLGLAVIDEQHRFGVQQRAKLQQKGESPHVLTMTATPIPRTLALTLHGDLDVSQIDELPPGRQAIQTTVLSAKERLQAYDLIRREVANGHQVYVVLPLVEESEKLDVRSAIEEKEKLEKSIFPEFKVGLLHGRMSSADKDQAITKFRDKETDILVSTTVVEVGVDVPNATVMMIENSERFGLSQLHQLRGRVGRGKSRSYCLLMPGSKTAEAMQRMKVLEQSQDGFFIAEMDMRLRGPGQVLGMRQSGLPDFALASLVEDQEVLELARAAAQMVIESDESLNQWPVVRDELDRRYRRMMSGSILT, encoded by the coding sequence ATGACTAATAACCAACCCGAATGGCAGCGATTGCATAAAGCTCTTTCAGTAGAAGCCGATCGCGGATTTAATGACATCCAAGGCAGTCAATACCGCTTCAGCGAGTTTCTCGGCCTCAGCTTGAGACAGTTGGCAGGTGTCGTGGCTGGTTCTGCGCGCGATCGCGCCAGACAACTAGCTGCCGAATTTGACATCTATCCTCAGAAAGATATCGAAGAGCGCCAACATTCGATCGCCATTACAGTCAGTTTCCTCCGACAACTAGAGCAAGTTTGGGAAGAACAAACAATACAAGTCAGACCAGAAAATGCTGCCGATTCAAGCACTCCAGCCGTTTCTGTTCCCCGAACCGCACCTCTGAATACAGCACCTCCACCGCCTAGCTTGACTCTCGATCAACCGTTACCGCGTGTGACAGGTATCGGCCCGGCCAACGGGAACCGCTTGCTAAAACTCGGTTTAGACACCGTATACGACTTGCTTTATTACTATCCCCGCAATCACATCGACTATGCAAAGCAAGTACGAATTCGCGAGTTAGTAGCGGGAGAAACTGTCACTTTAATCGCCGAAGTAAAGCGCTGCAATTGCTTTTCTAGCCCGAAAAATAAGAAGTTAACGATATTAGAAGTAATTTTAAAAGACAGCACAGGAGAAATCAAAATTAGCCGCTTTTTTGCCGGGCCTCGCTACAGCAATCGCGGTTGGCAAGAATTCAAAAAGCGCGAGTATTGTACTGGTGCGGTGCTGGCTGCTTCGGGGTTGGTGAAGCAGGGTAAATATGGCATTACTTTAGAAAATCCCGAGTTAGAAGTATTAGATGACTCCGGCGGTGCGATCGAATCTATGAAAGTCGGGCGTCTGATACCGGTGTATCCGCTGACGGAAGGGGTAGATGCAGGTTCAGTCAGGCGATCGATCTTAGCTGCAATTGGCGCCGCGAAACTGTTACCGGAATCGCTACCAGACGACTTGCGCGAGCGTTACGGCTTAATGGGTTTAGCCGATGCGGTGGCAAATATTCACTTTCCAGTCGATCGGGATTGTCTATCCGCCGCCCGCCGCCGCTTAGTTTTTGACGAATTTTTCTACCTGCAATTAGGACTTTTAAAGCGGCGCCAAACCCAAAGAAAAGCTCAAGCTAGTGCAATCATCCTTCCGGGCGGCAAATTGATCGAAGATTTCTATGAAATTTTGCCTTTTGCGATGACAAATGCTCAACAAAGAGTAATTAACGATATTCTCAACGATTTGGCTTCGCCGCAACCGATGAACAGATTAGTCCAAGGCGATGTCGGCGCGGGCAAAACCGTAGTCGCCGTAGTCGCCATGCTAGCAGCAATTCAATCCGGCTATCAAGCCGCTTTAATGGCACCGACGGAAGTTTTAGCAGAACAACATTACCGCAAATTGGTAGGTTGGTTTAATTTGATGCACTTGTCTGTCGAACTGTTAACTGGTTCAACAAAAGTAGCAAAGCGCCGGGAAATTTACAGCCAGTTAGAAAGTGGAGAATTGCCAGTTTTAGTTGGAACTCACGCACTGATTCAAGATACGGTGAATTTCCATAAATTGGGTTTGGCAGTAATTGATGAACAGCACAGATTCGGCGTGCAGCAGCGTGCTAAATTGCAGCAAAAAGGCGAGTCTCCTCACGTTTTGACGATGACTGCAACTCCCATTCCCCGGACGCTGGCACTGACGCTGCACGGCGATTTAGACGTGAGTCAAATTGATGAACTTCCCCCCGGTAGGCAGGCGATTCAAACGACGGTTCTGTCGGCAAAAGAACGCCTCCAGGCTTACGATTTGATTCGGCGGGAAGTGGCGAATGGGCATCAGGTTTATGTGGTGCTGCCGCTGGTGGAGGAGTCGGAAAAGTTGGATGTGCGATCGGCAATTGAGGAAAAAGAGAAACTCGAAAAAAGTATATTTCCTGAATTTAAGGTGGGTTTGCTCCACGGTAGGATGAGCAGTGCTGACAAAGATCAGGCAATTACTAAGTTTCGCGACAAAGAAACTGATATTTTAGTCTCTACGACTGTGGTGGAAGTCGGAGTAGACGTGCCGAATGCAACGGTAATGATGATTGAAAATTCGGAGCGTTTTGGACTGTCGCAATTGCACCAGTTGCGGGGGCGAGTCGGTCGGGGCAAAAGCCGTTCTTATTGTTTGTTAATGCCTGGTTCCAAAACTGCGGAAGCTATGCAGAGAATGAAGGTTTTAGAACAATCTCAGGATGGCTTTTTTATTGCGGAAATGGATATGAGATTGCGCGGCCCCGGTCAGGTTTTGGGAATGCGGCAGTCGGGTTTACCGGATTTTGCTTTGGCGAGTTTGGTGGAGGATCAGGAAGTTTTGGAGTTGGCGAGGGCGGCGGCTCAAATGGTGATTGAGAGTGATGAAAGTTTGAATCAGTGGCCGGTGGTGCGGGATGAACTGGATCGCAGATATCGCCGGATGATGAGCGGCTCGATTTTGACTTAG
- the tsf gene encoding translation elongation factor Ts: protein MADISAKLVKELRDKTGAGMMDCKKALAANEGNMETSIEWLRKKGLAGADKKAGRVASEGLVGSYIHTGGRVGVLVEVNCETDFVARREEFQSLVRNIAMQIAACPNVEYVKVEDIPAEIVEREKAIEMGKDDLGNKPDNIKEKIVQGRIDKRMKELCLMDQPFIRDQNISVEELVKQTIAQIGENVQIRRFVRFVLGEGIEKVEANFADEVAAQMGAAQ from the coding sequence ATGGCGGACATATCTGCAAAACTTGTTAAAGAACTGCGCGACAAAACCGGCGCGGGGATGATGGACTGCAAAAAAGCCCTCGCTGCCAACGAAGGTAATATGGAAACATCGATCGAGTGGCTGCGGAAAAAAGGTCTGGCTGGGGCTGACAAAAAAGCAGGACGGGTTGCCTCAGAAGGACTTGTAGGCAGCTACATTCACACGGGCGGCCGCGTGGGAGTGTTGGTGGAAGTTAACTGCGAAACAGATTTTGTGGCACGGCGCGAAGAATTCCAAAGTTTAGTACGCAATATTGCGATGCAAATTGCAGCTTGCCCAAATGTGGAATACGTGAAAGTTGAAGATATCCCCGCTGAAATTGTCGAACGAGAAAAGGCAATTGAAATGGGCAAAGATGACTTGGGCAACAAGCCGGACAATATCAAAGAAAAGATTGTTCAAGGCAGAATTGACAAGCGCATGAAAGAGTTGTGTTTGATGGATCAGCCTTTTATTAGAGATCAGAATATCTCGGTGGAAGAGTTGGTAAAACAAACGATCGCCCAAATTGGCGAAAATGTCCAAATCCGCCGCTTCGTGCGTTTTGTTTTGGGCGAAGGCATCGAGAAAGTAGAAGCTAACTTTGCCGATGAAGTGGCAGCTCAAATGGGCGCAGCTCAATAA
- the fusA gene encoding elongation factor G produces the protein MKDLTRYRNIGIFAHVDAGKTTTTERILKLTGKIHKIGEVHEGAATTDFMEQEQERGITIQSAATTCFWNEHQLNIIDTPGHVDFTIEVYRSLKVLDGGIGVFCGSGGVEPQSETNWRYANDSKVARIVYINKLDRTGADFYRVVGQVDKILAAKPMVMVLPIGIEEKFCGAVDLLTRKAWIWDESGDPMNYEITDVPADMVDDVEKYREQLIELAVEQDDNLMEQYLEGNEPSIEDLKRCIRKGTRDLAFFPTYCGSSFKNKCVQLVLNAVVDYLPNPMEVIPQPEVDLDGEETGNFAIVDPEKPLRALAFKIMDDRFGALTFTRLYSGKISKGDTVLNTATGKTERISRLVEMHANSREEIDSAQAGDIIAIVGMKNVRTGHTICDPKNPATLEPMVFPEPVISISVRPKIKGGEEKMGAALTKMVQEDPSFHMVTDEESGETILKGMGELHLDIKVDILRRTHGVEVEVGEPQVAYRESITKRLEDNYVHKKQSGGSGQFAKIGYIVEPGEVGSGFVFESKVTGGSVPREYWPAVQKGFQSCIDVGVLAGFPCLDLKFTLVDGGFHPVDSSAMAFEIAAKAAYRQSVPKAGPQLLEPIMNVDVFTPDDHMGDVIGDLNRRRGMMKAQETGQTGARIKADVPLSEMFGYIGDLRTMTSGRGQFSMSFSHYSPCPSNIAEEVIKDAKERQAAK, from the coding sequence ATGAAAGATCTCACTCGTTATCGAAATATTGGCATCTTCGCCCACGTAGATGCTGGCAAGACCACTACAACTGAAAGAATCCTGAAACTGACAGGCAAAATCCACAAAATCGGTGAAGTTCACGAAGGGGCCGCGACGACTGACTTCATGGAACAAGAGCAAGAGCGCGGTATTACGATTCAATCCGCTGCTACTACCTGTTTCTGGAACGAGCATCAGCTCAACATCATTGATACTCCCGGACACGTCGATTTTACGATCGAGGTTTACCGTTCTCTGAAGGTGCTCGACGGCGGCATCGGTGTGTTCTGCGGTTCCGGTGGAGTTGAACCGCAATCGGAAACTAACTGGCGCTACGCTAACGATTCTAAAGTTGCTCGTATTGTCTACATCAATAAGCTCGATCGCACGGGAGCAGATTTTTACCGAGTTGTTGGCCAAGTCGATAAAATCCTTGCAGCTAAACCAATGGTAATGGTTTTGCCGATCGGCATTGAAGAAAAGTTTTGCGGCGCAGTCGATTTGCTGACCCGCAAAGCCTGGATCTGGGATGAATCGGGCGATCCGATGAACTACGAAATTACCGATGTTCCTGCCGATATGGTGGATGATGTCGAGAAATACCGCGAACAGTTGATCGAACTGGCCGTCGAGCAGGACGATAACCTGATGGAACAGTACCTCGAAGGCAACGAGCCGAGTATTGAAGACCTCAAACGGTGCATCCGCAAAGGTACTCGCGACTTGGCATTTTTCCCGACTTACTGCGGTTCGTCGTTTAAGAATAAGTGCGTGCAGTTGGTACTCAATGCAGTCGTTGACTACCTCCCGAATCCGATGGAAGTTATCCCACAGCCCGAGGTGGATCTCGACGGTGAAGAAACAGGCAATTTTGCGATCGTCGATCCAGAAAAACCTCTGCGCGCTCTAGCGTTTAAGATTATGGACGATCGCTTCGGCGCATTAACCTTTACCCGCTTGTACTCCGGTAAAATATCTAAAGGCGACACCGTACTCAACACCGCCACAGGCAAAACCGAGCGCATCAGCCGCTTGGTAGAAATGCACGCCAACTCTCGCGAAGAAATTGACTCAGCTCAAGCAGGCGATATTATTGCGATCGTCGGGATGAAGAACGTCCGCACCGGACACACCATCTGCGACCCCAAAAATCCGGCAACCCTAGAGCCAATGGTGTTCCCAGAGCCAGTCATCTCCATTTCGGTGAGACCGAAAATCAAAGGAGGCGAAGAAAAGATGGGAGCAGCCCTGACAAAGATGGTACAAGAAGACCCATCTTTCCACATGGTGACAGACGAAGAAAGCGGCGAAACCATCCTCAAGGGCATGGGCGAACTGCACCTCGACATCAAAGTGGACATTCTGCGACGCACCCACGGCGTGGAAGTAGAAGTTGGCGAACCGCAGGTAGCCTACCGCGAGTCAATCACCAAGCGCCTCGAAGACAACTACGTCCACAAGAAGCAATCTGGTGGTTCAGGTCAATTTGCTAAAATCGGCTATATCGTCGAGCCTGGTGAAGTCGGAAGCGGCTTCGTGTTCGAGTCCAAAGTAACTGGCGGTAGCGTACCGAGAGAGTATTGGCCAGCCGTGCAAAAAGGCTTCCAAAGCTGCATCGATGTGGGCGTCTTGGCTGGATTCCCCTGCTTAGACTTGAAATTCACCCTAGTTGATGGAGGTTTCCACCCCGTTGACTCTTCAGCAATGGCCTTTGAAATTGCTGCAAAAGCCGCCTACCGCCAATCGGTTCCCAAAGCTGGGCCTCAGTTGCTGGAACCGATCATGAATGTCGATGTCTTCACCCCAGACGATCACATGGGCGATGTCATCGGCGACCTCAACCGTCGCCGGGGCATGATGAAAGCTCAGGAAACCGGACAAACAGGCGCGCGGATTAAGGCAGATGTGCCTTTGAGCGAAATGTTTGGCTACATTGGCGATTTGCGTACCATGACTTCTGGGCGTGGCCAGTTTTCCATGTCTTTCTCGCACTATTCTCCTTGTCCGAGCAACATTGCTGAGGAAGTAATCAAGGACGCGAAAGAGCGTCAAGCTGCTAAGTAG
- the clpS gene encoding ATP-dependent Clp protease adapter ClpS, whose translation MSVEIIEKRSTVRKVAPRYRVLLHNDDFNPMEYVVQTLMATVPSLTQPQAVNVMMEAHTNGLGLVIVCALEHAEFYAETLNNHGLSSTIEPDD comes from the coding sequence GTGTCTGTCGAAATTATTGAAAAGCGTTCCACAGTCCGCAAAGTGGCACCGCGCTACCGCGTTCTGCTGCACAACGATGATTTCAATCCGATGGAGTACGTGGTGCAGACTTTGATGGCGACGGTACCGAGTCTGACTCAGCCGCAGGCTGTGAATGTGATGATGGAAGCCCACACGAATGGGTTGGGACTGGTGATTGTTTGCGCTCTCGAACACGCTGAGTTTTATGCTGAAACGCTGAACAATCACGGATTGAGCAGCACCATTGAACCTGACGATTAG
- a CDS encoding Uma2 family endonuclease, with translation MTSKTLSPPEQIVELSNISWQTYETLLAELSHRRLRLIYNRGNLEIMTPSPEHEHFKEVLGRFVETLAEELDVRIEPLGSTTFKRPELLGVEPDKCFYIQNVSAIKGKKRLDMSQDPPPDLVVEIDITSRSDSTLQIYAHLGVPEVWIYNGSRLRINRLEDRGYVECDRSLAFPTVAILEIVHFLEQAETMDYLELIKAFRNWVKGQIS, from the coding sequence ATGACTTCTAAAACTCTCAGTCCCCCCGAACAAATAGTCGAACTATCGAATATCAGTTGGCAAACCTACGAAACTTTGCTTGCCGAACTCAGTCATAGGCGACTCCGGCTAATATATAATCGTGGAAATTTGGAAATTATGACACCTTCTCCTGAACATGAACATTTCAAAGAAGTATTGGGTCGATTTGTTGAAACCTTAGCCGAAGAATTAGATGTGAGAATTGAGCCTCTTGGTTCTACTACATTCAAACGTCCTGAACTTCTTGGTGTAGAACCAGACAAATGTTTTTACATCCAGAATGTTAGTGCAATTAAAGGCAAAAAAAGACTTGATATGAGTCAAGATCCGCCGCCGGATTTAGTGGTGGAAATTGATATTACCAGCAGATCCGACAGTACGTTGCAAATTTATGCCCATCTGGGAGTGCCGGAAGTTTGGATTTATAATGGTTCGCGGCTCAGAATTAACAGATTGGAAGATCGAGGGTATGTAGAGTGCGATCGCAGTTTAGCATTTCCAACTGTGGCTATTTTAGAAATTGTCCATTTTCTGGAACAGGCGGAAACAATGGATTATTTGGAATTAATTAAAGCATTTCGGAATTGGGTAAAGGGGCAAATTAGTTAA
- a CDS encoding RNA-binding protein, whose product MSIYVGNLSYQVTQEDITTVFAEYGTVKRVHLPTDRETSRPRGFGFVEMSTDAEEDAAIAALDGAEWMGRDLKVNKAKPREDEGGRGGGNRGGGGPGKFGRSGGGGGGGGGRY is encoded by the coding sequence ATGTCGATATACGTCGGTAACTTATCCTATCAAGTTACCCAAGAAGACATCACCACCGTCTTCGCCGAATACGGAACCGTTAAGCGAGTACATCTACCTACCGACAGAGAAACCAGTCGCCCCCGCGGTTTTGGTTTTGTAGAAATGTCAACAGATGCCGAAGAAGATGCAGCGATTGCTGCTCTCGACGGAGCAGAGTGGATGGGTCGCGATCTCAAAGTTAACAAAGCCAAGCCCCGCGAAGATGAAGGCGGCCGGGGTGGCGGCAACCGGGGCGGCGGCGGCCCAGGCAAATTTGGTCGCAGCGGCGGTGGCGGCGGCGGCGGCGGCGGACGTTATTAA
- a CDS encoding AMIN domain-containing protein — protein sequence MPYKKLPPKFWPPLQILPLLLGSVSISLSIATTAAIAAAPSPQQQANASTATTSWQFDPVTNQLQITLPFGSTPTYSLLNPSQIAVDLPNTELGVDATQLYPQGSVRSVGASQLRPGTARILVNLAPGIAFNGEQIQFQKVGPQNRWVLRPSLEPASRAALSETPPQPGMQVSQNQPPTDASSTTAPQPDRADVVPPSNSPTNSAQTPAENDQIRPLTVPLVSVPLNERRGVRAAAVTRLAPQNTETAAPEQRTLTFGEPLPDDRPNSRNQAVRGANLLLAAGEKLSLLYPGDRPLRLEGKPSRQEVLLLQGGILDSRGNTIVPANTPVIGRFETTNLGSRFVVEAISLNGRNIPVSAGSQPLGGRRPEPRDRSVFRNSGIGGLALFLLSGFSGIGLLAGAAAGVATSYAAAPQPATIQPGQIFQVELTEDVGF from the coding sequence ATGCCATACAAAAAATTACCGCCGAAATTTTGGCCTCCCTTACAAATTTTACCCTTATTGTTAGGCTCTGTGTCGATCAGTCTGAGCATCGCAACAACCGCCGCCATCGCAGCAGCGCCTTCTCCACAGCAACAGGCTAATGCTTCTACAGCCACCACAAGCTGGCAATTCGATCCGGTGACAAATCAGCTACAAATTACTCTCCCATTCGGCAGCACTCCCACGTATTCTCTACTCAATCCGTCTCAAATTGCTGTGGATTTGCCGAATACTGAGCTCGGAGTTGATGCTACTCAGCTATACCCGCAAGGCAGCGTGCGTTCTGTGGGCGCGAGTCAACTTCGGCCTGGAACTGCGAGAATTTTGGTGAATTTGGCTCCTGGTATCGCTTTTAACGGCGAACAAATTCAATTTCAAAAAGTCGGCCCACAAAATCGCTGGGTGTTGCGTCCCTCTTTAGAACCAGCTTCGCGAGCTGCACTTTCAGAAACTCCACCCCAGCCTGGAATGCAAGTATCTCAAAATCAACCGCCAACAGATGCTAGCTCAACTACTGCTCCACAGCCCGATCGAGCTGATGTTGTTCCACCGTCGAATTCGCCCACAAATTCGGCGCAGACACCTGCGGAAAACGACCAAATCCGACCGCTAACAGTGCCTTTAGTAAGTGTTCCCCTGAACGAACGGCGGGGTGTAAGAGCTGCTGCTGTAACCCGCCTAGCTCCTCAAAATACGGAGACCGCTGCACCAGAACAGCGCACGCTTACGTTTGGGGAACCGCTTCCGGACGATCGCCCGAACTCTAGAAACCAGGCCGTGCGTGGGGCGAATCTGTTGTTAGCGGCGGGAGAAAAGCTGAGTTTGTTGTATCCGGGCGATCGGCCTTTGCGCCTGGAAGGCAAACCCAGCCGGCAGGAAGTGCTGCTGTTGCAAGGGGGAATTCTCGACAGTCGCGGCAATACGATCGTACCTGCAAATACGCCGGTGATCGGCCGATTTGAAACTACTAACCTCGGCAGTAGATTTGTGGTGGAAGCGATTAGTCTCAACGGTCGCAATATCCCGGTCTCGGCGGGATCGCAACCGCTGGGAGGACGGCGGCCAGAGCCGCGCGATCGCAGTGTGTTTCGCAATAGCGGTATTGGTGGTTTAGCTTTGTTCTTGCTGAGCGGCTTTTCTGGTATCGGTTTGCTGGCGGGAGCGGCCGCCGGTGTAGCGACAAGTTACGCGGCTGCTCCTCAACCGGCTACTATTCAACCCGGCCAAATTTTTCAGGTTGAGTTAACTGAGGATGTGGGTTTTTGA